In Brachybacterium saurashtrense, the genomic stretch TGGCCCTGCAGGCCGCCGGGGAGGCGGCACGGCCGGGCGTGACCACCGATCACATCGACGAGGTGGTCCACGGGGTGCTGCTCGAGAACGGCGCCTACCCCTCCACGCTGGGCTACCTGGGCTTCGAGAAGTCCTGCTGCACCAGCCTCAACGAGGTGATCTGCCACGGCATCCCGGATTCCACCGTGATGCAGGCCGGGGACATCCTCAACGTGGACGTCACCGCGTACGTCCACGGCGTGCACGGCGACTGCAACGCCACCTTCACGGTGGGCGAGGTGCATCCGCGCGCGCAGGACCTCGTCGACACCGCCCACGCCGCCATGATGCGCGGCGTGAAGGTGGCCCGGCCCGGCCGCGAGGTGAACGTCATCGGGCGCGTGATCGAGAAGTTCGCCGCCCGCCACGGGATGGAGTCGGTGCACGACTACACCGGCCACGGCGTGGCGGAGGGCTTCCACAACGGCCTGGTGATCCCCCACTACGATTCGGCGCCGATGTTCGACGACGTGATCGAGGAGAACATGACCTTCACGATCGAGCCGATGCTCACCCTCGGCTCCCAGGCCTGGGAGCAGTGGGACGACGGCTGGACCGTGGTCACCCGCGACCGCTCCTTCTCCGCCCAGTTCGAGCACACCATGCTCATCACGGCCGACGGCCCGGAGCTGCTCACCGTGGTGTGAGCCCGGCCTGTGCCCTGCCGCCGACCCGTCGGCCCGCCGGGTGCGGCCGGGCCGCCCGCGGCTTCCGCCCCGTGGTCGGCCCGGAGCGGCCCGGACGGGATGGGTATCCTGTGCGTCCGTGAGCACCGTCGCCGGCGGTGCATCGACCTGCAGGGCGTTCTCTCGCCCGCCCACCGCGCACAGGAGACGGCATGAGCAAGAAGGCCTTCGGGATCGACATCGGCGGAAGCGGCATCAAGGGCGCACCGGTGGATCTCGCCACCGGTGAGCTCGCCGCGGACAGGCTCCGCATCCCCACTCCGCAGCCCTCGGTGCCGGAGGCGGTGGCGGACACCGTCGCCGAGCTCATCGACTCCTTCGACGTGGCGCCGGACATGCCCGTGGGCGTCACCTTCCCCGCGGTGATCTCCGCCGGGGTGGCGAAGACCGCGGCGAACGTGGACAAGTCCTGGATCGGCACCGATGTGGACGCGCTCCTCACCGAGCGCACCGGCCACGACGTGTTCGTGGTCAACGACGCCGACGCCGCCGGCATCGCCGAGATGACCTACGGCGCCGGGCGCAAGAGCTCGGGCGTGGTGCTCGTGATCACGCTGGGCACCGGCGTGGGCAGCGCGATGTTCGTGGACGGCACGCTGGTGCCGAACGCCGAGCTCGGTCACCTGCTGCTGCACGGGGATGACGCCGAGAAGTACATGGCCAGCTCGGTCCGCGAGCGGGAGGAGCTGGACTGGGACGTGTGGGCCGGGCGCCTGCAGGAGTACTTCTCCCACGTCGAGTTCCTGTTCAGCCCCACGCGGATCATCGTCGGCGGCGGCGTCTCCAAGAAGTACAAGAAGTTCCTGCCGCCGCTGGACCTCGAGACCGAGATCGTGCCGGCGGGGCTGCGCAACGAGGCCGGGATCGTGGGCGCCGCGGTGCTCGCGCACCGCGAGGAGAAGGCGCTGAAGAAGGCCGCGAAGAAGGCGGAGAAGAAGGCCGAGAAGAAGTAGCGCGCGGCCGGGCGGCGCCGCGGGGTGGACCAGCCGGCCTGTAAGCCGGGTTCTGTGAGCGGCAGCCATCCTTCTCGGATCGTCGTTGCCGACGACCTCCAGCGGTCTACCCGGGAACTCGGGCCGGCGCCCTCGAACATTCCCTGTCTGACCTTGCTCCCGGTGGGGTTTGCCGTGCCGACCTCGTCACCGAGGCCGCGGTGGTCTCTTACACCACCCTTTCACCCTTACCGCCGTGCCCGTGGGCGCGGCGGCGGTCTGCTCTCTGTGGCACTGTCCCGCGGATCGCTCCGGGTGGGCGTTACCCACCACCGTGCCGGGTGGAGCCCGGACTTTCCTCGGCCCCGGGGCGCGAGCCCCGAGGACGCGGCTGCCCGGCCGACTGGTCCGTCCCCAGTCTACGTCGCGCCGGCCCGTCGGCCGCGCCCGCCCGGCCCGGCCCGTGGCCCACGTGCCCAAGGTCTCGCCGTGGCGCACCGGGGTGTGCCGGGCAGGGGCCCGAGAATGGACGGATGCTGATCCTGCTGCCGCCCTCGGAGACGAAGACCCGCCCCTCGGAGGTGGGGACCGCGAGACTCGATCTCGACGGGATGTCGCTGCCGGCGCTGCACGAGAGCCGGGAGACCATGCTGCGCGCGGCGCGCCGCACCGCCGCCGGGGCCGACGCCGCCGCCCGGCTGGGCGTGCCCGCCTCCGCGCCGGAACTGGTAGGCCGCATGCTGCACCTGGACGAGGAGCCCGCAGGCGCCCCGCTCGCCGTCTACTCGGGCGTGCTGTACGACCAGCTCGATCCGGCCGCCTCCCTCCCCGAGGACCGCCGCGTGCTGGTGCAGAGCGCCCTGTTCGGGCTGGTGGACGCCGCGCAGGACGCGATCCCCGCCTACCGGCTCTCCGCCGGGTCGTCCCTGTCGCGGCTGGGCAAGGCGGGAACCTGGTGGCGGCCGCGGCTGCGGCCGATCGCCCAGGAGCTCCTCGCCGAGCAGGCCCGCAGCGCCTCGCCGCTGGTGATCGACTGCCGCTCCGGCGGGTACCGGTCGATGATGGCGATGCGCGGCGACGAGACGGTGCGGGTGCTGGAGGTGGCCCCGGTGCAGGAGCGCGACGGGGTGCGCAGCGTGATCTCCCATGACGCGAAGCGCTATCGGGGCCTGGTCACCCGGGTGCTGCTCGAGGCCGCGCAGGCCCCTGCCACCGCGCAGGAGGCGCGTGAGCTGCTCGCCGAGGGGCTGGGCGCCGGCCTAGCCGTCGAGCTCGACGGCGACCGTCTGGTGGTCGTGGACCGCGTGCGCTGAGCGGCCCGGGCGACGGAGCGGGCCGAGCGTGCGGGGCTCAGCCCGCCCTGCCGCTCCAGGGATCGGTGGTGTGCGCGGTGCGCCGCACCTCCAGCCCGGGCAGGGCCTCGGCCAGCAGCTCCTCCGCCAGCGGCAGCCACAGCGCCTCGCTCGCCGCGTGGGGGACGTCGATCAGCGCCGGCACCTCGGCCGGGTCCGCGGCGGTCTCGAGGTGCTCCAGCGCCGGGTGGTGGCGCAGGTCCGAGGTGAGGTACACGTCCGCCCCGGAGCCGGCGGCGGCGTCGAGGAAGGAGTCCCCCGCCCCCGGGCACACCGCCACCGTGCGCACCGGGCGCTGCGCGTCCCCGGTGTGGAGGATGCCGCGGGCGGTGGCGGGCACCAGCGCGGCGACGGTCTCGGTGAGCTCCCCCACCGTGGTGGGTGCGGGCAGCTCTCCCACCACGCCCAGGCCGAAGCGCACCGAGCCGTGGCCGGCCTCCGCCTGCTCCTCCCCGGGCAGCAGCGGGCGCGGGGACTGCAGCGCGAGCGCGCGCAGCCAGGCGCCGACGGTGCCGCGGGTGGAGCGGTCCACGTTGGTGTGCCCGCACCACAGCGCCGTGCCGGCCCGCAGCAGGGAGGTGACCACCGCGCCCTTGCCGTCGTCGGCCGGCAGGAAGCTCGCCCCGCGCAGCAGCAGCGGGTGGTGGGTGATCAGCAGCTGCGCGCCGTGCTGCACCGCCTCGCGGGCCACCGCGACGGTCGGATCCACCGCGAGCAGCACACGCTCCACGGGCGCGTCCCGCTCCCCCAGCACCAGCCCGGCACGGTCCCAGCTCTCGGCCCAGTGCAGGGGGTAGGCGGACTCGAGCACCTCGAGGACGTCCTGCACGGTGCGGGCGCCGGTCGCGGCGCTCATGCCCCGAGCGCCCGGGTCTCGACCAGGGCGGCCTGGTAGGCCTTCCACGGCATCAGCACGCACTTCACGCGGGCGGGGAACTTCGCCGCGCCCAGCAGGGCGATGCCGTCCCCGATCAGCTCCTCGTCCCCGTCGAGGCGGCCGCGGGAGCGCATCACCTCCTCGAAGTGCTCGCGCACCGGCTCCATCTCGACGACCGTCCGGCCGATCAGGAGGTCCGCCATGATCGAGGCGGAGGCACGGCTCATCGCGCAGCCCACGGCGTCGTAGGAGACGTCCTCGATGCGCTCGGCGGCGCCGTCGGCCAGGTGGAGGCGCAGCGTGATCTCGTCCCCGCAGGTGGGGTTCACGTGATGGACCTCGGCGCCGAACGGCTCGCGCAGGCCGGCGTGGAGGGGGCGCTTGTCGTGCTCGACGACCAGCCCGGTGTACAGGGCGGAGAGGTGGCTGCTCATCACAGGGATCCGAAGAAGTCGACGGTGCGGGCCACGCCGTCGACGAACGCGTCGATCTCGGCGGCGGTGGTGTGGACGGAGAAGCTGGCGCGGGTGGTGCCGTGCACGCCGTAGCGGCGGTGGAGGGGCCAGGCGCAGTGGTGGCCCACCCGCACCTCGATGCCCAGGGAGTCGAGCACTTGGCCCACGTCGTGCGGATGGCGGCCGGCGAGGTCGAAGGAGACCGCACCGGTGCGCTCGGCGGAATCCGCCGGGCCCAGGACGCGCACCCCGTCGATGCCCGCCAGGCCCTGCAGGGCGCGACGGGTGAGGGCCTGCTCGTGGGCGGCGACATTCTCCATCCCGAGCGCGTCGAGGTAGTCGCAGGCGGCGGCGAGCCCCACGGCCTGCGAGATCGGCGGGGTGCCGGCCTCGAAGCGGGCGGGAGGCTCCGCGTAGGTGGTGCGGTCCATGTGCACGGTCTCGATCATCGAGCCGCCGGTGAGGAAGGGCGGCATCTGCGCGAGCAGCTCGTAGCGGCCCCACAGCACCCCGATGCCGGTGGGGCCGAGCATCTTGTGCCCGGACAGCGCCACCAGGTCCACCCCCAGCGCGGCGAGGTCGACGGGCATGTGCGGGACGGACTGCGCGGCGTCCAGCACGGTGAGGGCGCCGACGGCGCGAGCCGCTTCCACCAGGCGACCGACGGGGTTGACGGTGCCCAGCACGTTGGACTGGTGGGTGAACGCGAGCACCTTCGTGCGCGCGGTGAGCAGGGAGTCGAGATCGGTGAGGTCGAGGGTGAAGTCCTCGGCCACCGGAATCCAGCGCAGCGTGGCACCGGTGCGACGGGCGAGCTCCTGCCAGGGCACGAGGTTCGCGTGGTGCTCCATCTCCGTCACCAGGATCTCGTCACTCTCGCCCACCCGCAGGTGCGCGGGGGTGGAGGAGTCCCCGCCGCCCAGCGAATGGGCGACGAGGTTCAGGGCCTCGGTCGCGTTCTTGGTGAACACCACCTCGTCCGGGGAGGGGGCGCCGAGGAACGCGGCCACCCGCTCGCGGGCTCCCTCGTAGGCGTCGGTCGCCGCGGAGGCCATGCGATGCGCGCCCCGCTTCACCGCGGCGTGATCGCGCCGCAGGTAGGCGATCTCCGCGTCGAGCACCTGCTGCGGCCGCTGCGAGGTGGCGCCGCCGTCGAGGTAGATCATCGGGGTGTCGTCATCGAGCATGCGGGACAGGATCGGGAAGTCCGCCCGGACCGCCTCGACATCGAACCCTGGTGTGGGTGCACTCACCTGCGCGGCTCCTCCTTCGCTCGGGCCGGGCCCCGGAACACGCAGGACGCGTGCGCAGGGGCCTCGGCGGCCCCGCCAGTATAGGAAGCATCCAGGTGGCGGGGTGGGGTCGTGAGATCCTGGAGACCCCACGGGCGGGCTCGTCGGGACCCACCGTGCCGCCGCACCCGCCCTCGACCCGCGGCGCGCCACCGCGCCGCCCGCCCCAGACCCCGGAGGCCCGCCATCGACACGCTGATCCTGCTCGCCATGTTCACGGCGATCCTCGTGGCCCTGGTGGTAATCCTCTCGCGCCTGCTGCTGCGACGCCGCGAGGCCCGGGAGCAGTGGGAGGCCGCCGGCCGCCCCGAGCCCACCCCGCGCACGCCCGAGGAGCGCGAGCGCGACCGCCGCACCGCCCTCACGTGGGGCTGCCTGGTGGTCGCCGTGCCGGCGGTGCTCATGCTGGCGTACGCCGTGACGCGGTGAGGGGCCCAGCACGCCGAAGGCCCCTGATCCTGCACTGTCCGTGCAGGTCAGGGGCCTTCGTGTGAGTGGGTCGTGAGGGGCTCGAACCCCCGACCTTCTGGGTGTAAACCAGACGCTCTGACCAGCTGAGCTAACGACCCGTCGGGAGCAGGCTCCCCCGTCCCCGAGGAGGGGACGTCCGCGCCCCGCCTGGACGGGGCGTGCGGCGATCAGGTGGTCCGGCTCGCCAGGCGGGTGCCGGTCCAGTCCTTGGCCAGGCTCACCGAGCTCATCACCCGCAGGCCGGCGATCCCGGCGCTCTCCTGGATCTCACCGGGCACCACGTGCCCGTCGCGACCCGCCTTCGGGGTCATCACCCACACGGGGGCGCCGGCGTCGATGTTGCGCAGGGTGTCCACCATCGCGTCGGTGAGGTCGCCGTCGCCGTCGCGCCACCACAGCACCACGGCGTCCACGATCTCCTGGGTGTCCTCGTCCTCGAGCTCCGCCCCGATGAGGTCCTCGATCGCGTCGCGCAGATCGAGATCGACGTCGTCGTCGTAGCCGATCTCCTGCACGATCTGTCCCTCGGTGAGGTTCAGCACCTCGGACAGGGAGCTGGACGAAGGGGCGTCGGCCGACGGTGACAAGAAAGGACTCCTCACAAGCGAGATCAAGCGGTCGTGCGCCGGGAGGACGCCCGTGGGCCCCTCCATCCTGTGGCGCGCCCCGCAGTCTATGTCACCCGCCACCCGCGCGCACCACGGGACGGTGGTCCCGCCCACGGCCGACGGGCCGCGGGATGTCCTGCGCATCACAGATGCGGAGGGAGTGTGAAGGTCCCGCACGGGCACGGCGACGGTAGGCTTGCCTGCACCGAGGCCGAAGGAGCCGGGCCCACCGGCGAACCTCAGCTCCCACGGCCGGTCCATCGCCTCCCGTAGAGAGAAGGACAGTGTGACTTCGCACGAGACCCCTCGTCCCATCGGCATCAACCTGCCGAGCCACGCGCAGGACCCGGATCCCGAGGAGACCCGGGAATGGCTGGAGTCGTTCGACGGGCTCGTCGAGCACCGGGGCGCCGATCGGGCCGCCGAGATCGTCCAGAGCCTGATCCAGCACGCGCGGGACGAGGACCTGCACCTGCCGGACTCGCTCACCACGGACTACGTGAACACGATCTCCGAGCAGCAGCAGCCGCAGTACCCCGGCGACGCCGACCTCGAGAAGGAGCTGCGCAACATCAACCGCTGGAACGCGGCGATGGTGGTCCATCGCGCCCAGCGGCCCGGCGTCTCCGTGGGCGGGCACCTCTCCAGCTACGCCTCGATCGCCACCATGTACGAGGTGGGCTTCAACCACTTCTTCCGCGGCCGGAACCATCCCGGCGGCGGTGACCACGTGTTCTTCCAGGGGCACGCCTCCCCCGGCATCTACGCGCGCGCCTTCATGATGGGCCGCCTCGCGCAGGAGGACCTCGACGGCTTCCGCCAGGAGGTCTCCAGCGAGCACGGCATGCCCTCCTACCCGCACCCGCGGGCGATGAAGGACTTCTGGGAGTTCCCCACCGTCTCCATGGGCATCGGCCCGGTCGCCGCGATCGAGCAGGCCTCCTTCGACCGCTACCTCCAGAACCGCGGCCTGAAGGACACCTCCGAGCAGCACACCTGGGCGTTCCTCGGCGACGGCGAGATGGACGAGGTGGAGTCGCGCGGCGCACTGCACATCGCCGCCAAGGAGCACCTGGACAACCTCACCTTCGTCGTGAACTGCAACCTGCAGCGCCTCGACGGCCCGGTGCGCGGCAACGGCAAGATCATCCAGGAGCTGGAGAGCCAGTTCCGCGGTGCCGGCTGGAACGTCATCAAGGTGATCTGGGGCTCCGGCTGGGACCCGCTGCTGGCCGAGTCCACCGACGGCGCGCTCATCGACCTGATGAACGCCACCCCGGACGGCGACTACCAGACCTACCGCGCCGAGGACGGCGCCTTCATCCGCGACAACTTCTTCGGCCGCGATCCGCGCACCAAGGCGCTGGTCGAGAACATGTCCGACGAGGACATCTGGTGGAAGCTCAACCGCGGCGGCCACGACGCGAAGAAGATCTACGCCGCGTTCCAGCAGGCCGCCACGGCGAAGAACGGCAAGCCCACCGTGATCCTCGCCCACACCGTCAAGGGCTACCGCCTGGGCAAGAACTTCGCGGGGCGCAACGCGACCCACCAGATGAAGAAGTTCACCCTCGAGGATCTCAAGGCGCTGCGCGACACCCTGCGCATCCCGATCAGCGACCAGCAGCTCGAGTCCGGCAGCGTCTACGACGCGCCGTTCTACCTGCCCGAGGACGACTCCCCGGTGATGACGTACCTGCGCGAGCACCGTGCCGCCCTGGGCGGTCCGGTGCCCTCCCGGCGCACCGAGCACAAGGCGCTCGAGCTGCCGGGGGACAAGGCCTACGAGGTGGTGCGCCGCGGCTCCGGCAAGCAGGAGATCGCCTCCACCATGGCGCTGGTGCGGCTGCTCAAGGACCTGATGCGCGACAAGGAGACCGGCAAGCGCTGGGTCCCGATCGTGCCCGACGAGGCGCGCACCTTCGGCATGGACTCGTTGTTCCCCACGGCGAAGATCTACAACCCCGACGGTCAGAACTACCTCTCGGTGGACCGCGACCTGCTGCTGGCCTACAAGGAGTCCACCTCCGGCCAGATCAAGCACATGGGCATCAACGAGATCTCCTCCACCGCGGCGTTCACCGCGGCGGGCACCTCGTACGCCACCCATGACCTGCCGATGATCCCGTTCTACATCTTCTACTCGATGTTCGGGTTCCAGCGCACCGGCGACTTCTTCTGGGCCGCCGGGGACCAGATGGCCAAGGGCTTCGTGATCGGCGCCACCGCGGGCAAGACCACGCTCGCCGGCGAGGGCCTCCAGCACATGGACGGCCACTCCCCGATCCTCGCCGCCACGAACCCGGGCGCGGTCATCTACGACCCCTGCTTCGGCTACGAGCTGGGCCACATCGTGCGCGACGGCCTGCAGCGGATGTACGGCGAGGACGACCGCCTGCAGGAGGTCTTCTACTACATCACCGTCTACAACGAGCCGATGGTGCAGCCGGCCGAGCCGGAGGACCTCGACGTCGACGGACTGCTCAAGGGCATGTACCTGCTCGAGGAGAAGGCCGAGGGCGAGGGACCGGAGGCTCAGCTGCTGGCCTCCGGCGTGGGCGTCCCGTGGGCGCAGCACGCCCGCGAGCTGCTCGCGGAGGACTGGGGTGTGCGCGCCTCGGTCTGGTCGGTGACCTCGTGGACCGAGCTGCGCAAGGAGGCCCAGGAGGCGGAGAAGCACAACCTCCTGCACCCGGAGGAGCCCCGCACCCCGTGGCTCTCCCAGCGCCTCGAGGGCGTCGAGGGGCCGTTCGTGGCCACCTCCGACTACGACTTCATGGTCCCGGACATGATCCGCGAGTGGATCCCCGGCGCCTACGGCGTGCTCGGCGCCGACGGCTGGGGCTTCTCCGACACCCGCCCGGCGGCCCGCCGCCACCTGAAGATCGACGCGCACTCCATGGTCGTCAAGACCCTGCAGCTGCTCGCCAAGGAGGGCAAGGTCGATCCCTCCGTGGTGCGCCAGGCACTGGACAAGTACGAGCTGACGAACGTCAACGCCGGCCAGTCCGGCTCGTTCGGCGGCGAGTCCTGAGCATCCCGCCGGGCCGTCCGTCCTCCGCGACGGACGGCCCGGCGGCCGCCCCACACCCCGTCGGCCCGTCTCGACCCCGAGCGGGCCTTTCCTGTTCCCACTCCCCTGGAGGTTCCCGTGCTCGCGATCGTCTGTCCCGGACAAGGGGCGCAGAAGCCCGGATTCCTGAGCCCCTGGCTCGAGCTCCCCGGCGTCGAGGACGCGCTCTCGGCGCTCTCCGAGGCGGGCGGCGTCGACCTGCTGCGCCACGGCACCGAGTCCGATGCGGACACGATCCGCGACACCGCGGTGGCGCAGCCGCTGCTGGTCGCCGCCGGCATCCTCGCCGCCGCCGGCCTCTACCAGGAGCAGGCCCTCCCCGCGCCGGACATGGTCGCCGGCCACAGCGTGGGAGAGCTCACCGCCGCCGCGCTCGGCGGCGTGCTCAGCAACGGCGACGCGATGCGCCTGGTCGCCGCCCGCTCGCAGGCGATGGCGACCGCCGCCGCGGCCGAGCCCACCTCCATGGCCGCGGTGGTGGGCGGCACCCGCGAGGACGTGCTGGCCGCCATCGAGCGCCACGGACTGCACCCCGCGAACCTCAACTCCGCCGCGCAGGTGGTCGCCGCCGGCGCGAGCGAGAGGATCGCCGCCCTGGCCGAGGACGGCCCCGCCAAGGCCCGCGTGATCCCGCTGCAGGTGGCCGGCGCGTTCCACACCCCCTACATGGCCTCGGCCCGCTCGGCGCTCGCAGAGTTCGCGCCCACCCTCACCCCCACAGATCCCGCCGTCCCGCTGCTGTCCAACGCCGGCGGCGAGGTGGTCACCTCCGGAGGCCGCTACCTCGAGCTGATCGTCGAGCAGGTGGCCTCCCCGGTGGACTGGGAGTCGTGCATGGCCGGGATGCGCGAGCGCGGCGTCACGGCGATGCTCGAGGTGGCGCCCGCCGGCACCCTCACCGGGCTCGCCAAGCGCGAGCTGAAGGGCATCTCCCTGGCGAACCTCAACACCCCCGACGACCTCGAGCAGGCGCGCGCCCTGGTGCGCGAGCACGCCGGCCGCACGGACCAGGAGAACTGACATGGCACCGACGCTCACCGCCCGCCCCACGGTCCCGGGGGCGCAGGTGCTCGCCTACGGCGCGGCGCGCGGCGACCTCGTGGTCCCCAACGACGACCTCGTCGGTCCCATCGACTCCTCCGACGAGTGGATCCGGCAGCGCACCGGGATCGTCACCCGACGGCGCGCCAGCGCCGCCGTCGGCGTCGAGGACCTCTCCCTCACCGCCGCGCAGGAGGCGCTCGAGCGCTCCGGCATCGCGCTGGACACGCTCGACGCGATCATCGTCTCCACCATCTCCTTCCCCTACGCGACCCCGTCGCTCGCCACCCGGCTCGCCGGGAAGCTGGGCCGGCCGGACGTCATCGCCTACGACATCTCCGCCGCCTGCGCCGGCTTCGCCTACGGGATCGGCCAGGCCGATGCGCTGATCCGCTCCGGCGCGGCCCGGCACGTGCTCGTGATCGGGGCGGAGAAGCTCTCCGACTTCGTCTCCCCCACCGACCGCTCCATCTCCTTCCTGCTGGGCGACGGGGCGGGCGCCGCCGTGGTGGGCCCCAGCGACACGCCGAGGATCGGCCCCACCGTGTGGGGCAGCGACGGCGACAACTGGCACACCATCCGGATGACCGGCTCGATGATCGACTTCCGCGACGGCACCGCCGAGTGGCCCACCCTCGAGCAGGACGGCCGCACCGTGTTCCGCTGGGCCGTGTGGCACACCGCCGCGAAGATCCGCGAGATGCTCGAGGCCTCCGGCCTGGGCGTGGAGGACATCGACGTGTTCGTGCCGCACCAGGCCAACATGCGGATCATCGACGAGCTGGTGAAGCAGCTGGGCCTGGGCGAGGACGTGGTGGTGGGCCGGGACATCGCCGAGACCGGCAACACCTCCGCCGCCTCGATCCCGCTGGCCACCCACCGCCTGCTCGAGGAGGGCGCCGCCCGCAGCGGCGACGTACTGGTGCAGTTCGGCTTCGGCGCCGGCCTCGCCTACGCCGGCCAGGTGCTGATCCTGCCCTGAGCCCCTCCTGACGGGGATGTCGCCCGCGTCACGCCGCGACGTGACATCCTCCCTGCTGCCCGGTAACAACCATTCGCCCGGGTAGTCTGTGACCGCCACTCAATCCGCACACCCGAAGGAGCACCCATGGCACACACCGAGAACGAGATCCTCGCCGGACTCGCCGAGATCGTGAACGAGGAGACCGGTGTCGCCACCGAGGACGTCAAGCTGGAGAAGTCCTTCACCGACGACCTCGACATCGACTCCATCTCCATGATGACCATCGTGGTCAACGCCGAGGAGAAGTTCGACGTGCGCATCCCCGACGAAGAGGTCAAGAACCTCGCCACGGTCGGCGACGCCGTCAAGTACATCGAGGGCGCTCAGAACTGAGCCCCGCCTGACGCCCGGGACGCACCCGTCCCGGGCGTCGCCGTTCCGTCTGCCGCCCCGACCCGGAGGTCCGCATGTCCTCTTCCCGTTCCCGTGTCGCCGTGACCGGCCTCGGCACCGTCAACCCGCTCGGCGGTGACGTGACCTCCACCTGGGAGGCAGCCCTGGCCGGGACCTCCACCGCGCGCACCTTCGACAACGACTGGAAGGAGTCCTACGGCCTGTCCGTGGACTTCGGCTGCCAACTGGTGCCCGGGGCGCTGGACTCCCTGTCCCGCCCGGAGTCGAAGAAGCTGGACCCCTCGGGTCAGTACGCGATGGTCGCGGCCCGCGAGGCCTGGGCGGACGCCGGCACCCCCGACGTGGAGCCGACGCGCCTGGGCGTGGTGGTGGGCACCGGCATCGGCGGCATCTGGACCACGCTGGACCAGTGGGACGTGGTGCGCGAGCGCGGCGCCCGCCGGGTCAACCCGTTCACCGTCCCGATGCTGATGGCGAACTCGTCCGCCGCGAACATCTCGATGGAGCTCGGGGCGAAGGCGGGGGCGCACACCCCCGTCTCCGCCTGCGCCTCCGGCGCGGAGGCCGTGTCCCTGGGCATGAG encodes the following:
- a CDS encoding ACP S-malonyltransferase, whose translation is MLAIVCPGQGAQKPGFLSPWLELPGVEDALSALSEAGGVDLLRHGTESDADTIRDTAVAQPLLVAAGILAAAGLYQEQALPAPDMVAGHSVGELTAAALGGVLSNGDAMRLVAARSQAMATAAAAEPTSMAAVVGGTREDVLAAIERHGLHPANLNSAAQVVAAGASERIAALAEDGPAKARVIPLQVAGAFHTPYMASARSALAEFAPTLTPTDPAVPLLSNAGGEVVTSGGRYLELIVEQVASPVDWESCMAGMRERGVTAMLEVAPAGTLTGLAKRELKGISLANLNTPDDLEQARALVREHAGRTDQEN
- a CDS encoding beta-ketoacyl-ACP synthase III, with product MAPTLTARPTVPGAQVLAYGAARGDLVVPNDDLVGPIDSSDEWIRQRTGIVTRRRASAAVGVEDLSLTAAQEALERSGIALDTLDAIIVSTISFPYATPSLATRLAGKLGRPDVIAYDISAACAGFAYGIGQADALIRSGAARHVLVIGAEKLSDFVSPTDRSISFLLGDGAGAAVVGPSDTPRIGPTVWGSDGDNWHTIRMTGSMIDFRDGTAEWPTLEQDGRTVFRWAVWHTAAKIREMLEASGLGVEDIDVFVPHQANMRIIDELVKQLGLGEDVVVGRDIAETGNTSAASIPLATHRLLEEGAARSGDVLVQFGFGAGLAYAGQVLILP
- a CDS encoding acyl carrier protein, with the protein product MAHTENEILAGLAEIVNEETGVATEDVKLEKSFTDDLDIDSISMMTIVVNAEEKFDVRIPDEEVKNLATVGDAVKYIEGAQN